A part of Sinorhizobium chiapasense genomic DNA contains:
- a CDS encoding tetratricopeptide repeat protein: MATSQIRSRIRCLTLLLAGGTLLAGCQSAALDDIAAFGDSAKTLEDDSAVAFYRNDELVTKGKLQFQEKNYGKSYAIYKRAVSVFPKDPSAWLGFAASADMIGRFDTSDRAYQQLSGMIGNTAVYYNNIGYSHLLRGDLPKARRYFLKAYELDPTNETTARNLELMKNSVKFAQR, from the coding sequence ATGGCAACTTCTCAGATCAGATCGCGGATCAGATGCCTGACCTTATTGCTCGCGGGCGGGACCCTGCTGGCCGGCTGCCAATCGGCCGCTCTCGATGACATAGCGGCGTTCGGCGATAGCGCCAAAACACTCGAGGATGATTCGGCGGTCGCCTTCTACCGGAACGATGAACTGGTAACCAAGGGAAAGTTGCAGTTCCAGGAGAAGAATTACGGCAAGTCCTATGCCATCTACAAACGGGCCGTTTCGGTCTTCCCCAAGGACCCGTCCGCCTGGCTGGGCTTCGCCGCCTCCGCCGACATGATCGGCCGGTTTGATACCTCCGACCGGGCCTACCAGCAACTCTCCGGCATGATCGGCAACACGGCGGTCTACTACAACAATATCGGATATTCGCATCTTCTGCGGGGCGACTTGCCCAAGGCTCGGCGCTACTTCCTGAAGGCGTACGAACTCGATCCGACAAACGAGACCACGGCCAGAAACCTGGAACTCATGAAAAACAGCGTGAAGTTCGCGCAGCGGTAG
- a CDS encoding transposase, with protein MIEAVAGRLEGAPREVRRWSNELKAQAVAESMEPGASVSAIARRIGIDPSQLFTWRRNARLKAEAVVDTARGESSTADIMIGDAVIRVNVAIDEPHLVRLIRAVRSA; from the coding sequence ATGATCGAAGCCGTTGCGGGTCGCCTGGAGGGCGCGCCGCGAGAGGTTCGACGTTGGTCAAATGAGTTGAAGGCTCAGGCGGTAGCCGAAAGCATGGAGCCAGGTGCGAGCGTTTCTGCGATAGCGAGGCGCATAGGGATCGACCCATCGCAATTGTTCACGTGGCGGCGCAATGCCCGACTGAAAGCGGAGGCTGTTGTTGATACGGCTCGGGGCGAAAGCTCCACCGCGGACATCATGATCGGCGACGCTGTGATCCGGGTGAATGTCGCGATCGACGAGCCACATCTCGTCAGGCTGATCCGCGCGGTACGCTCTGCATGA
- a CDS encoding bifunctional allantoicase/(S)-ureidoglycine aminohydrolase, with product MQTELLTGRAVFTEAYAVIPKGVMMDIVTSYLPLWENTRLWVLSRPLSGFAETFSQYIMEVAPGGGSDRPELDPAAEGALFVMEGEITVELDGRPHVLRPGGFGFIPPASAWRLRNHGNVPARFHWIRKAYEAVEGLDAPEAFFINEADITPAPMPGTDGKWATTRFVDPADMRHDMHVTIVTFEPGAVIPFAETHVMEHGLYVLEGKAVYRLNQDWVEVEAGDFMWLRAFCPQACYAGGPGNFRYLLYKDVNRHMRLSR from the coding sequence ATGCAGACGGAGCTCCTCACTGGGCGCGCGGTTTTCACGGAAGCCTATGCGGTGATTCCGAAGGGCGTGATGATGGATATCGTCACAAGCTACCTTCCCTTATGGGAAAACACGCGCCTCTGGGTCCTCTCGCGTCCACTTTCCGGATTCGCCGAAACATTCTCGCAATATATCATGGAGGTCGCACCGGGCGGCGGCAGCGATCGCCCTGAACTCGATCCCGCGGCCGAAGGCGCCCTTTTCGTCATGGAAGGCGAGATTACCGTCGAACTCGACGGTCGGCCGCACGTGCTTCGCCCGGGCGGCTTCGGTTTCATTCCGCCGGCAAGTGCCTGGCGGCTGCGCAACCATGGGAACGTGCCGGCGCGGTTCCACTGGATTCGCAAGGCCTACGAGGCCGTCGAAGGGCTGGATGCGCCGGAAGCGTTTTTCATCAACGAGGCCGACATCACACCCGCACCCATGCCCGGCACCGACGGCAAATGGGCGACGACGCGGTTCGTCGATCCGGCGGATATGCGCCACGACATGCATGTGACCATCGTGACCTTCGAGCCCGGTGCGGTGATCCCGTTCGCGGAAACGCACGTCATGGAGCACGGGCTCTATGTTCTCGAAGGCAAGGCCGTCTACCGGCTGAACCAGGATTGGGTCGAGGTCGAGGCGGGCGATTTCATGTGGCTGCGTGCCTTCTGCCCGCAGGCCTGCTACGCCGGTGGTCCGGGCAATTTCCGCTACCTGCTCTACAAGGACGTCAATCGGCATATGCGCCTGTCGCGATAG